The proteins below are encoded in one region of Arenibacter algicola:
- a CDS encoding SDR family NAD(P)-dependent oxidoreductase produces the protein MSLFSLENKTAVVTGGASGIGEAISKAFAGQGAHVHILEFNAENGERVVGEIEAKGGKANFHACDVSNNAQVAEIISAIGAKNYINILVNNAGIAHVGNLEGTAVDDLDRIYNVNVKGVYNCMHAVISKMKEKGGVILNMASIASSVGISDRFAYSMSKGAVLTMSYSVAKDYLDEGIRCNTISPARIHTPFVDGFINKNYPGKEAEMFEKLSKSQPIGRMGKPEEVANLAVYLCSDEASFITGTDFPIDGGYIKLNG, from the coding sequence ATGTCACTTTTTAGTCTAGAAAACAAAACAGCGGTTGTTACCGGTGGTGCCAGTGGTATTGGTGAAGCTATTTCCAAGGCATTTGCAGGCCAAGGTGCCCATGTGCACATCTTGGAATTTAATGCGGAAAATGGAGAACGTGTTGTTGGGGAAATAGAAGCCAAGGGCGGAAAGGCCAATTTTCACGCTTGTGATGTTTCCAATAACGCTCAGGTAGCCGAAATAATCTCCGCTATTGGTGCCAAGAATTATATCAATATTTTGGTAAACAATGCCGGGATAGCCCATGTGGGAAATTTAGAAGGTACTGCCGTAGACGATTTGGATCGTATTTACAATGTAAATGTCAAAGGGGTCTATAACTGTATGCATGCCGTTATATCCAAGATGAAGGAGAAAGGTGGGGTAATTTTAAATATGGCATCCATTGCTTCCTCTGTAGGTATTTCGGACAGATTTGCCTACTCCATGTCCAAGGGGGCGGTGCTTACTATGAGCTATTCTGTAGCAAAGGATTATTTGGATGAGGGTATTCGTTGCAATACTATTTCTCCTGCCAGGATTCATACACCTTTTGTTGACGGATTTATTAATAAAAACTACCCTGGTAAGGAAGCGGAAATGTTCGAGAAATTATCCAAATCCCAACCAATTGGCAGGATGGGCAAACCCGAGGAAGTGGCAAACTTGGCAGTTTATCTCTGTTCGGACGAGGCTTCCTTTATAACTGGAACCGATTTCCCAATTGATGGAGGGTATATTAAATTAAACGGATAG
- a CDS encoding fumarylacetoacetate hydrolase family protein, producing the protein MKLIRFGEVGKEKPGVQLENGTRLDVSAFGRDYNEDFFGTDGLVQLKDWLAKNESSCPKVDNSVRLGAPLVRPSKIVCVGLNYAKHAAESGMAVPKEPVLFFKATSAIVGPNDDVVIPKGSQKTDWEVELAVVIGKKASYVSEADALDHVAGYVLHNDYSERAFQIEREGQWVKGKSCDTFAPVGPFIATKDEIKDPNNLHLWLKLNGETVQDSSTSDFIFNVQEVVSYISQFMTLLPGDIISTGTPFGVGLGFNPPKYLKAGDVVELGIEGLGTSKQTAKAYSGK; encoded by the coding sequence ATGAAACTAATAAGATTTGGAGAAGTAGGAAAGGAAAAACCGGGAGTGCAATTGGAAAACGGTACCCGATTGGACGTATCGGCCTTTGGACGGGATTACAACGAGGATTTTTTTGGAACGGATGGCTTGGTCCAGCTAAAGGATTGGTTGGCAAAAAATGAAAGCAGTTGTCCTAAAGTAGATAATAGTGTACGTTTGGGAGCACCATTGGTGAGGCCTTCCAAAATTGTATGTGTGGGACTAAATTATGCCAAACATGCCGCGGAAAGTGGAATGGCAGTGCCTAAGGAGCCTGTATTGTTCTTTAAGGCTACCTCGGCAATAGTTGGGCCCAATGATGACGTGGTCATTCCAAAAGGAAGTCAAAAAACCGATTGGGAAGTGGAGTTGGCCGTGGTTATAGGTAAAAAGGCATCTTATGTATCGGAGGCAGACGCTTTGGATCATGTTGCCGGATATGTACTTCACAACGATTACAGTGAAAGGGCATTTCAGATTGAAAGGGAAGGACAATGGGTAAAGGGAAAAAGTTGTGACACCTTTGCGCCTGTAGGACCTTTTATTGCCACCAAAGATGAAATTAAAGATCCGAACAATTTGCACTTATGGTTAAAATTAAATGGAGAAACGGTACAGGATAGTTCAACTTCCGATTTTATCTTCAATGTGCAAGAGGTGGTGAGTTATATCAGTCAGTTTATGACCTTATTGCCAGGGGATATTATTTCGACAGGGACTCCTTTTGGAGTGGGTCTAGGATTTAATCCTCCAAAATATTTAAAAGCTGGAGATGTAGTAGAATTGGGGATTGAGGGACTTGGTACTTCCAAGCAAACGGCAAAGGCCTATAGCGGGAAATAA
- a CDS encoding glycoside hydrolase family 31 protein, whose product MISKFHFLVLCALLSVYCPHVKGQELKWAEIENGIWKASVGEPEDISLLKAADIRPKVNALNKLPIADFPFPEDRIKTKIVDGKTYLQFPLSREEQIYGLGLNFKTVHQRGRIMQLHVDHYGGRDDGRTHAPVPFYVSSKGYGVLIDAARYITVYAGTGIRVDADDKPVLRDRNTDPHWEAQPYSDAVEILVPAKGTDVYIYGGSTPMEAVQRYNLYNGGGYIPPKWGLGFTQRVPTLYSQEDIAKEAQEFEDHDFPLDFIGVEPGWHSMAYPCTFEWDKTRFPDPRKFNDELLAEGIRTNLWLNPYVSPIGSLYPKLKGLSASHTVWNGIVPDLMLPETRDIFKKHFVENHLDIGVSGYKIDEVDGFDFWVWPDVATFPSGYSGEQMRQVYGLLVQDMTAKWFKEKNQRTYGLVRASNAGASALPYVIYNDYYSHKDFITALVNSSFIGVLWTPEVRASKTAEEWLRRMQSVCFSPMAMLNAWADGTKPWSFPEVEVAVRDVANLRMQLLPYIYSTFSQYHFEGLPPFRAMNLVDGFFYDPTLAEGELDSTDNPYKVAVKSEIKDQYMMGDNILVAPMFEGENERKVILPKGKWFDFYNGEFVGENEVITVAPGLEKIPLFVRNGGIIPMRPVQRQAPKKGEKVDLIIRHYGTKEGEYTLYDDDGLSFDFEKGQFSEVEIKVKKDRRGKLVGTIGSPEKGKPYSYNKKVTWEFKTK is encoded by the coding sequence ATGATTTCCAAATTCCATTTCCTCGTTTTATGCGCCCTGCTTTCGGTGTATTGCCCTCATGTTAAAGGGCAAGAATTGAAGTGGGCCGAGATTGAAAATGGAATTTGGAAAGCCAGTGTTGGGGAGCCAGAGGATATAAGCTTGCTTAAGGCTGCGGATATACGGCCGAAGGTAAATGCACTTAACAAACTGCCCATCGCCGATTTTCCTTTTCCGGAAGATAGGATCAAAACAAAGATAGTTGATGGAAAGACCTATTTGCAATTTCCTTTGAGCAGGGAAGAGCAAATTTATGGCTTGGGACTCAACTTTAAAACGGTACACCAGAGAGGCCGCATCATGCAATTGCATGTGGACCACTATGGAGGAAGGGACGATGGCCGTACGCATGCCCCTGTTCCTTTTTATGTGTCTTCCAAAGGGTACGGAGTGCTGATAGACGCTGCCAGATATATTACGGTCTATGCCGGTACGGGTATTAGGGTAGATGCCGATGATAAACCGGTTTTGAGGGACAGGAACACTGATCCCCATTGGGAGGCGCAACCATATTCCGATGCCGTGGAAATTTTGGTACCGGCAAAGGGAACCGATGTTTATATATATGGAGGTTCTACCCCCATGGAGGCCGTACAGCGTTATAATTTATACAACGGCGGGGGTTATATTCCTCCAAAATGGGGCTTGGGATTCACCCAAAGAGTACCCACCTTATATAGTCAGGAGGATATTGCCAAGGAAGCCCAGGAGTTTGAAGATCACGATTTTCCTTTAGATTTTATTGGAGTGGAACCAGGCTGGCACAGTATGGCCTATCCCTGTACTTTTGAATGGGACAAGACAAGATTCCCAGATCCGAGAAAGTTTAATGATGAATTATTGGCAGAGGGGATAAGAACCAATTTGTGGCTGAATCCCTATGTGTCCCCTATAGGTTCCTTATATCCTAAATTAAAAGGTCTTTCCGCTTCTCACACGGTATGGAATGGAATTGTACCAGATCTAATGCTTCCCGAAACCCGTGATATTTTTAAGAAGCACTTTGTTGAAAATCATCTGGACATAGGAGTCAGTGGGTATAAGATAGATGAGGTAGATGGCTTTGACTTCTGGGTGTGGCCGGATGTAGCCACATTTCCTTCGGGCTATAGTGGGGAGCAAATGCGGCAGGTCTATGGCCTTCTTGTTCAGGACATGACCGCAAAATGGTTCAAAGAAAAAAATCAGAGGACATATGGGCTGGTCAGGGCATCCAATGCCGGCGCCAGTGCTTTGCCCTACGTTATTTACAATGATTATTACAGTCACAAGGATTTTATAACGGCCTTGGTCAATAGTAGCTTTATAGGCGTGCTTTGGACACCGGAGGTCCGCGCCTCAAAAACTGCCGAGGAGTGGTTAAGGAGAATGCAATCTGTTTGCTTTTCCCCCATGGCCATGCTGAATGCATGGGCGGACGGTACCAAACCATGGTCCTTTCCCGAGGTAGAAGTGGCTGTCAGGGATGTGGCCAATTTAAGGATGCAGTTATTGCCTTATATTTATTCTACTTTTTCCCAATATCATTTTGAAGGCCTGCCTCCCTTTAGGGCAATGAATTTAGTGGATGGCTTTTTTTATGACCCAACGCTTGCGGAAGGGGAACTGGACTCCACAGACAATCCCTATAAAGTAGCCGTAAAAAGTGAAATAAAGGATCAGTATATGATGGGCGACAATATTTTGGTGGCCCCCATGTTCGAAGGTGAAAATGAGAGAAAGGTAATTTTGCCAAAAGGAAAATGGTTCGATTTCTACAATGGGGAATTCGTAGGTGAAAATGAAGTGATTACAGTAGCTCCCGGTTTGGAAAAAATACCATTGTTTGTACGGAATGGTGGAATAATTCCCATGAGACCTGTCCAGAGACAGGCTCCAAAAAAGGGGGAAAAGGTAGACCTGATTATTCGTCACTACGGGACAAAGGAAGGGGAATATACGCTATACGATGATGATGGGTTAAGTTTTGATTTTGAGAAGGGACAATTTTCCGAGGTGGAAATAAAAGTAAAAAAAGACCGTAGAGGAAAGCTTGTAGGCACTATAGGTAGCCCTGAAAAGGGGAAGCCATATAGCTATAACAAAAAGGTGACTTGGGAATTTAAAACAAAATAA
- a CDS encoding PDZ domain-containing protein yields the protein MKQKALYYFVFALSLIGCSPTVSDIYITADKEAYKNGELVFVSINEAMGAVAQLRKESNKNTLTLHLMEGEYRISAPIRITAELGPLNLKGEGDGRSVVKGSKLLNPKWEKYNDHIWMAQLQKEDSFDQLFVNGQKQILARYPNYDENGGHWQGHAEDAIAPERVKTWSNPKGAFVHAMHNGEWGGFHYVSTGVDENGELQLSGGYQNNRPSKMHAKYRMVENVFEELDAPGEWFLDGDHKLFYWPAEGTDINNVLVEGVQQKHLLEIVGSEENPVRDIEISGIRFEHAQRTFMEKYEQLLRSDWTIYRGAALFLEGTQNVKIKNCELTNLGGNAILASNFNRELSIADNHIHDCGASGISFVGSPEAVRSPSFQYEEFVPLAEMDTVPGPKSNKYPSNSIAENNLIYRIGRVEKQTAGVQIAMAMDITVSHNSIYDVPRAGINIGDGTWGGHIIEYNDVFNTVLESGDHGAFNSWGRDRFWHPNRETLNEIVAANPEMPKWDAIHTTVIRNNRFRCDHGWDIDLDDGSSNYHIYNNLCLNGGIKLREGFYRTVENNIMINNGFHPHVWFKNSGDVFKHNIVFTEHKDIRLQDWGKEVDYNLFPDVETLTTTQKKGVDTNSIFGDALFVDAKLGNYTVKEESPALKIGFKNIAMDSFGVTDTKLKSLAKTPTIPTMFFGDSSEKDAVVDWLGAQIKSIATMAERSASGLNKTAGALILAIDPQTVIGISPLQVGDVIISAEGDEINTVADLMKTYQNNNWKGKLNLIIFRNQKEKQISLTTKK from the coding sequence ATGAAACAAAAAGCCCTTTATTATTTCGTATTTGCCCTATCCTTGATTGGTTGCTCGCCAACGGTCTCGGATATTTATATAACTGCCGATAAGGAGGCCTATAAAAATGGAGAGCTGGTTTTTGTTTCTATTAATGAAGCAATGGGCGCTGTTGCCCAACTGAGAAAAGAGAGCAACAAAAATACCCTGACCCTTCATCTTATGGAAGGGGAATATAGAATAAGCGCTCCCATTAGAATAACAGCAGAACTTGGCCCATTGAATCTTAAGGGGGAAGGTGATGGGAGGTCTGTAGTTAAGGGATCCAAATTGCTCAATCCCAAATGGGAAAAGTACAATGACCATATTTGGATGGCCCAATTACAGAAAGAGGACAGTTTTGATCAACTCTTTGTTAACGGACAGAAACAAATATTGGCACGTTACCCCAATTACGATGAAAATGGAGGGCACTGGCAGGGTCACGCCGAGGATGCAATTGCTCCGGAAAGGGTAAAAACATGGTCCAACCCCAAAGGGGCTTTTGTGCATGCTATGCATAACGGGGAGTGGGGCGGATTTCACTATGTTTCCACAGGGGTAGATGAAAATGGGGAGCTTCAATTATCCGGAGGCTATCAGAATAATCGTCCCTCAAAAATGCATGCCAAATACCGTATGGTAGAAAATGTATTTGAAGAATTGGATGCACCTGGCGAGTGGTTTTTGGATGGGGACCATAAATTATTCTACTGGCCGGCCGAGGGGACGGATATTAACAATGTCCTGGTAGAAGGGGTCCAACAAAAACATTTGCTGGAAATAGTGGGCTCTGAGGAAAATCCTGTTAGGGATATAGAAATAAGCGGAATACGATTTGAACATGCCCAGCGTACGTTTATGGAAAAGTATGAGCAATTGCTAAGAAGTGATTGGACCATTTATAGAGGTGCGGCCCTTTTTCTTGAAGGGACACAAAATGTGAAAATTAAAAACTGTGAACTGACCAATTTGGGGGGTAATGCTATTTTAGCAAGTAACTTTAATAGGGAGCTAAGCATTGCGGATAACCATATTCATGATTGCGGGGCATCGGGGATCAGTTTTGTAGGTAGTCCCGAAGCGGTAAGGTCGCCTTCGTTTCAATATGAAGAATTTGTTCCTTTGGCGGAAATGGATACAGTTCCCGGGCCTAAATCAAACAAATATCCCAGTAATTCCATCGCGGAGAACAATCTCATTTATCGTATCGGCAGGGTGGAAAAGCAAACGGCCGGGGTACAGATCGCCATGGCCATGGATATTACGGTAAGTCACAACAGTATTTATGATGTTCCAAGGGCCGGGATCAATATCGGGGATGGCACATGGGGCGGACATATAATTGAATATAATGATGTTTTTAATACCGTCCTGGAATCTGGAGATCATGGGGCCTTTAATTCTTGGGGAAGGGACAGGTTTTGGCATCCCAATCGCGAAACTTTGAATGAAATTGTGGCCGCCAACCCAGAAATGCCCAAATGGGATGCCATCCATACTACCGTAATAAGAAATAATAGGTTTCGTTGCGATCATGGATGGGATATAGATCTGGACGATGGATCCTCCAATTACCACATTTATAACAATCTGTGTTTAAATGGTGGAATTAAATTGCGTGAAGGATTTTATCGCACCGTGGAAAATAACATTATGATAAATAATGGCTTCCATCCACATGTATGGTTCAAGAACAGTGGGGATGTTTTTAAGCACAATATCGTTTTCACCGAGCACAAGGATATAAGATTACAGGATTGGGGCAAGGAAGTGGATTATAACCTTTTTCCAGATGTGGAGACATTAACGACAACCCAAAAAAAAGGGGTGGATACTAACAGCATTTTCGGTGATGCATTATTTGTGGATGCCAAATTAGGGAACTATACGGTAAAAGAGGAGTCGCCCGCCCTTAAAATAGGGTTTAAAAACATTGCTATGGATAGTTTTGGGGTTACCGATACCAAGCTAAAGTCCTTGGCCAAAACCCCTACCATTCCCACTATGTTTTTTGGTGATAGCAGTGAAAAGGATGCAGTGGTAGATTGGTTGGGTGCACAAATAAAAAGTATTGCCACTATGGCCGAGAGGTCGGCTTCCGGTCTCAACAAGACAGCGGGTGCCCTAATATTGGCCATAGACCCACAGACTGTTATAGGAATTTCCCCGCTTCAGGTAGGGGACGTTATAATATCTGCCGAAGGCGATGAAATAAATACAGTAGCCGATTTAATGAAAACCTACCAAAATAATAATTGGAAAGGGAAATTGAATCTAATTATATTTAGGAATCAAAAAGAAAAGCAGATATCATTGACAACTAAAAAATAA
- a CDS encoding sulfatase family protein: protein MKGWYKYFIVAVLIGGTIYGINVKTTTIEEKRPNIIYVLADDLGYGDIAIYNPEGKIKTPNLDAMGSAGMIFTDAHTSSAVCTPTRYGIITGRYNWRSPLKSSVLTGNSKALIPENRTTVASLLKREGYETAFIGKWHLGWDWALKNPGLELGEGWNPEDFDNIDFSKEVKNSPNTLGFKYSYGHCGSLDMAPYVYVENGMPTMVPDTVTESKTKYGWWRKGPTARDFDFDDVTPNFFRKSFGYIKEKAKGKSPFFLYLALPSPHTPILPTEEWKGKSDLNPYGDFMMMIDAYMGQLTEVIRQAGIEDNTMVIFTSDNGCSPAAKIDEMLAKGHSPNGILRGHKADIFEGGHRVPFIVKWPNKIKPASKSDKTICTTDLLATCADIVGVDLADDEGEDSFSFLPLLTNPASKDYLREATVHHSINGSFAIRKDNWKMIFCPGSGGWSNPKPNSEGIGDLPKFQLYDLSKDPKEENNVYGQFHEVESALTRLMVSYIENGTSRVGEKQKNDPEGYGSKEWKQLGVFYN, encoded by the coding sequence ATGAAGGGTTGGTATAAGTATTTTATTGTAGCAGTATTGATAGGTGGAACCATTTATGGCATTAATGTTAAAACAACCACTATTGAGGAAAAGCGTCCGAATATTATTTATGTTTTGGCCGATGATCTAGGTTATGGTGATATAGCCATCTATAACCCTGAAGGTAAAATAAAAACGCCCAATCTGGATGCTATGGGATCCGCAGGAATGATTTTTACGGATGCCCATACCTCCTCTGCCGTTTGTACCCCTACACGATACGGAATTATTACCGGAAGGTATAATTGGAGAAGTCCATTAAAAAGTTCGGTGCTTACCGGAAATTCCAAGGCGTTGATTCCTGAAAATAGAACTACTGTGGCCTCCTTACTTAAAAGAGAGGGTTACGAAACCGCATTCATTGGCAAATGGCATTTGGGTTGGGACTGGGCACTTAAAAATCCCGGTTTGGAATTAGGTGAAGGTTGGAATCCAGAGGATTTTGATAATATAGATTTCTCCAAAGAAGTTAAGAATTCACCCAATACCCTTGGGTTTAAATACTCCTACGGGCATTGCGGCTCATTGGATATGGCGCCATATGTGTACGTAGAAAACGGTATGCCGACCATGGTTCCGGATACCGTTACCGAAAGTAAGACCAAATATGGTTGGTGGCGCAAGGGGCCTACCGCCCGGGATTTTGATTTTGACGATGTTACCCCTAACTTTTTTAGAAAATCCTTCGGTTACATCAAAGAAAAGGCAAAGGGGAAATCTCCATTCTTTTTGTATTTGGCCTTGCCTTCGCCCCATACCCCCATTTTACCGACCGAGGAATGGAAAGGGAAAAGTGATCTAAACCCTTACGGGGATTTCATGATGATGATAGATGCGTATATGGGACAATTGACGGAGGTGATAAGGCAAGCGGGAATTGAAGATAATACCATGGTGATCTTTACAAGCGATAATGGTTGTTCCCCAGCTGCCAAGATCGATGAAATGTTGGCTAAAGGGCATAGTCCCAACGGAATTTTAAGAGGCCATAAGGCAGATATTTTTGAAGGAGGACATAGAGTACCTTTTATTGTGAAATGGCCCAACAAAATTAAGCCTGCTTCCAAATCGGATAAGACTATTTGCACAACAGATTTGTTGGCTACCTGTGCAGATATAGTTGGTGTTGATTTGGCAGATGATGAAGGGGAGGATAGCTTTTCTTTTTTACCGCTGTTGACCAACCCTGCGTCCAAGGACTATCTTAGGGAGGCAACGGTACATCATTCCATCAACGGGAGTTTTGCCATAAGAAAGGATAATTGGAAAATGATTTTTTGTCCAGGATCGGGCGGTTGGAGCAATCCCAAACCCAATTCGGAAGGGATAGGGGATCTCCCTAAATTTCAGTTGTACGACCTAAGTAAGGATCCCAAAGAGGAGAATAATGTTTACGGCCAGTTTCATGAAGTGGAAAGTGCCCTTACCAGACTAATGGTCAGCTATATTGAAAATGGGACAAGTAGGGTAGGCGAAAAGCAAAAGAACGATCCTGAAGGATACGGCAGTAAGGAATGGAAGCAGTTGGGCGTATTTTACAATTGA
- a CDS encoding alpha-L-fucosidase, translating into MIKLFQYLALIALLAACSQKREPNALVMPVSNTIEVQDADSNDSILLKAAHVVPTANQYEALQNEFIAFIHFGPNTFTRMEWGNGMEDPKVFDLQNLDTDQWCKAMKDAGMKMVIFTAKHHDGFVLWQSRYTDHGIMSSPFKEGKGDVLKELSESCKKYGLKLGVYLSPADLFQIENKEGLYGNLSEYTERTIPRQVEGRPFENKTTFTFKVDDYNEYFLNQLFELLTEYGPIHEVWFDGAHPKRKGGQTYNYLAWKELIRALAPKTVIFGKEDIRWCGNEAGKTRDTEWNVIPYQEDPDQMNSFADLTDESLGNREDLYKGKFLHYQQAETNTSIREGWFYRDDEDQKVRSTDDVFDIYERSVGGNSTFLLNIPPNRDGKFSPTDVTVLEEVGQRINETYGSNLLSGAQGPKAVLDNDLASFELLGLGAQEVVIETNVPITINRLAIQEAINTHGERVEKHALDAWVDNGWKEIAAATNIGYKRILRFPEVTTQKLRIRILESRFYPAIASISAHYYKARPPQLSIERSVEGAVTISPKKDSFGWKPHGEDVAGNINTGYNIRYSTDGSEPTTASEIYQQPFIIPSGEVKAVAEVNGKLGSVASELFGIVKKDWKAAGEDSFEGEHTAINAFDGDPETYWSSSDKSRKNYINVDLGKEYAITGFTYTPQTSSSEGMIEKGVVRISADGKSWENVEDFQFGNLINDPTTRTHMFKSKINARYIGIESKVIAGNGKTAAIAELDFLLD; encoded by the coding sequence ATGATCAAATTATTTCAATACCTAGCTCTGATAGCTCTTTTGGCGGCCTGTTCCCAAAAACGGGAGCCAAATGCCTTGGTGATGCCCGTTTCCAATACTATTGAAGTCCAAGATGCGGACAGTAACGATTCTATTTTGCTTAAGGCGGCGCATGTGGTGCCAACAGCTAACCAATACGAGGCACTGCAAAACGAGTTTATAGCTTTCATTCATTTTGGCCCCAATACCTTTACCAGAATGGAGTGGGGAAATGGAATGGAAGATCCTAAAGTATTCGACCTGCAGAATTTGGATACGGATCAATGGTGCAAGGCTATGAAGGATGCCGGAATGAAAATGGTAATTTTTACCGCCAAGCATCACGATGGTTTTGTACTGTGGCAGAGCCGCTATACAGATCATGGGATAATGTCCTCACCATTTAAGGAAGGAAAAGGGGATGTCCTTAAGGAATTGTCCGAATCCTGTAAAAAATATGGTCTAAAATTAGGGGTGTACCTATCCCCGGCAGATCTTTTCCAAATTGAAAACAAGGAGGGGCTTTATGGAAATTTAAGTGAGTATACGGAAAGAACCATTCCGCGGCAGGTGGAAGGCCGACCATTTGAAAACAAAACAACATTCACTTTTAAGGTGGACGACTACAATGAATATTTTTTAAACCAACTCTTCGAGCTGCTTACCGAATACGGACCCATACATGAAGTTTGGTTTGATGGCGCCCATCCTAAAAGAAAAGGTGGTCAGACCTACAACTATTTGGCCTGGAAGGAATTGATAAGGGCTTTGGCTCCCAAGACAGTTATTTTCGGGAAAGAGGATATTCGTTGGTGCGGTAACGAAGCTGGCAAAACCAGGGATACGGAATGGAATGTAATTCCATATCAGGAAGACCCCGATCAAATGAACAGCTTTGCAGATTTGACCGATGAATCCTTAGGAAATAGGGAGGACCTTTATAAGGGCAAATTCCTTCATTACCAACAGGCAGAAACCAATACTTCTATCCGTGAAGGCTGGTTTTATAGGGATGATGAAGACCAGAAAGTACGCAGTACCGATGATGTATTCGATATATATGAAAGATCCGTAGGGGGGAATTCTACTTTCCTGCTCAACATTCCACCTAATAGGGATGGCAAATTTTCACCTACAGATGTGACCGTATTGGAAGAAGTTGGCCAAAGGATAAACGAAACTTATGGTTCTAATTTGCTTTCCGGGGCCCAGGGGCCTAAGGCAGTGCTAGATAATGACCTGGCAAGTTTTGAACTTTTGGGCCTGGGAGCCCAAGAGGTGGTTATTGAAACCAATGTTCCTATCACTATAAACAGGTTGGCAATTCAGGAAGCCATAAACACTCATGGTGAACGTGTGGAAAAACATGCCTTGGATGCTTGGGTGGACAATGGCTGGAAGGAAATTGCTGCAGCTACCAATATTGGTTATAAACGAATTTTACGTTTCCCTGAAGTTACTACCCAAAAATTGCGCATTAGAATCCTCGAGTCCCGTTTTTATCCTGCTATTGCAAGCATATCCGCCCATTATTATAAGGCAAGGCCGCCACAGCTTAGTATAGAAAGATCGGTAGAGGGGGCGGTAACCATTTCCCCCAAAAAGGACAGCTTTGGTTGGAAACCGCACGGGGAAGATGTTGCCGGAAATATAAATACTGGTTACAATATTCGTTATTCTACTGATGGTAGCGAACCAACTACAGCCTCAGAAATTTATCAGCAGCCCTTTATTATTCCATCGGGAGAGGTAAAGGCGGTAGCAGAAGTAAATGGAAAATTGGGGAGCGTTGCTTCGGAGCTTTTCGGAATTGTAAAAAAGGATTGGAAAGCTGCAGGAGAGGATAGTTTTGAAGGGGAACATACTGCCATTAACGCCTTTGATGGCGATCCCGAAACCTACTGGAGCTCTTCTGATAAATCTAGAAAAAACTATATCAATGTTGACCTCGGAAAGGAATATGCCATCACGGGATTCACTTACACTCCCCAAACTTCTTCTTCCGAAGGGATGATTGAAAAGGGTGTGGTTAGGATAAGTGCAGATGGAAAATCCTGGGAAAATGTTGAGGATTTCCAATTCGGAAACCTTATAAACGACCCAACCACCAGAACCCATATGTTCAAGTCCAAGATCAATGCCAGATATATCGGAATTGAATCTAAAGTTATTGCCGGAAATGGCAAAACTGCGGCCATTGCGGAATTAGATTTTTTATTGGATTAA